A part of Periophthalmus magnuspinnatus isolate fPerMag1 chromosome 19, fPerMag1.2.pri, whole genome shotgun sequence genomic DNA contains:
- the LOC117387842 gene encoding nuclear factor 7, brain-like → MASAPPLVSEEQLLCPICLGVFVRPVSTPCGHNFCMDCLSSYWNHSSECVCPVCKESYSQRPQLRVNTFISGLCQSFMNQPFSAGEIQSRGIEAKVSSMIQEKARDAESIKQALAQRQEQTNNLTKTMKDLTSLVKKMEEKQQHVGLEAERVLQEIENEIKDLTEAQNELKDVNLNQDTQFLQKFSLNSAKKPFAINLKSESEMQQLRASLSTALSRLQVHLDNMGAGFISDISALKHAQKFAIDVTLDPQTAHHRLTLSRDLKQVKFNPNANAKANMSSNPAKFAKHLAVLGRQGIQSGKFYFEVSVGAKSEWLVGVALASVERKEKIPHVPGSGVYALYFRMGCFERFCQPNVQIHQGKVEKVGVFMNYEERQVSFYDVNGAKLIHTFEDCGFGAKIHPYFNPCDNELGNNLTPLIISPVSQK, encoded by the exons ATGGCATCGGCGCCCCCTCTGGTGTCggaggagcagctgttgtgcCCCATCTGTCTGGGGGTGTTTGTGCGGCCGGTGTCGACTCCCTGCGGACATAACTTCTGCATGGACTGCCTGTCGTCGTACTGGAACCACAGCTCTGAGTGTGTGTGCCCGGTGTGTAAGGAGAGCTACAGCCAGCGCCCACAGCTCAGGGTCAACACCTTCATCTCAG GTTTGTGCCAGAGCTTCATGAACCAGCCCTTCAGTGCAGGAGAGATACAGTCCAGAGGAATCGAAGCCAAAGTGTCCTCCATGATCCAAGAGAAGGCCAGAGACGCTGAGTCCATCAAACAAGCTCTGGCCCAGAGACAAGAACAGACCAACAACTTGACCAAAACCATGAAAGATTTAACTTCACTGGTCAAAAAGATGGAGGAAAAGCAGCAGCACGTGGGCCTGGAGGCTGAGAGAGTCCTTCAAGAAATCGAAAACGAGATTAAGGATCTTACAGAGGCTCAAAACGAACTCAAAGATGTGAATTTGAACCAAGACACTCAGTTTTTACAAAAGTTCTCACTAAATTCTGCTAAAAAACCCTTCGCTATCAACTTAAAGTCTGAGTCAGAAATGCAGCAGTTAAGAGCATCcttaagcactgctctgtctagaCTTCAAGTTCATTTAGACAACATGGGAGCAGGTTTTATATCTGACATCTCTGCTTTAAAACATGCCCAGAAATTCGCGATAGACGTGACTCTAGATCCACAAACGGCTCATCatcgtctgaccctctcccgtGATTTGAAACAAGTCAAATTCAAtccaaatgctaatgctaaagctaacatgtCTAGCAATCCAGCTAAGTTTGCGAAACACTTGGCTGTGCTCGGAAGGCAGGGAATCCAGTCCggcaagttttattttgaagtttcgGTTGGGGCCAAATCAGAGTGGCTTGTGGGAGTGGCTCTAGCGTCGgtggagaggaaagaaaaaatcCCACACGTTCCCGGGAGCGGAGTTTATGCCTTATATTTCCGAATGGGCTGCTTTGAGAGGTTTTGCCAGCCCAATGTTCAAATTCATCAAGGAAAAGTGGAAAAAGTTGGTGTTTTCATGAATTATGAGGAAAGGCAAGTCTCGTTTTATGATGTAAACGGAGCCAAACTGATCCACACGTTTGAGGACTGTGGGTTTGGTGCAAAGATACATCCTTATTTTAACCCATGTGACAATGAGCTTGGGAATAACCTCACGCCATTGATCATCTCTCCTGTCAGTCAAAAGTGA
- the LOC117387281 gene encoding cerebellar degeneration-related protein 2-like: MLADMIMEEEFEIKDEEPWYDKQDLEHDLHLAAELGKNLLERNRELEQGLGQMYSTNQEQLQQIEYLSKQVEILREVNDQHAKVYEQLDSSARDLEQNNLKLSSDNRTAQNKIQGLTETVEVLQTQVELLQKQVEDLKIGSSLKTLRQTGGRQSISCLQELEFTRRLRSCPLDESDAAPPAGVCWHEEQKEALTETLQTLQRQLANERSRRERAEHDAEILANENATLEQQLATTEGWKTRIIELEQEADELRQLWKFHSSSRSPVFDANFLDEAHSDSSHNSRLLKRSGSERAITKPAHFLESPDDHACSCVRRHDAFKYRGISLLNEVDAQYSALQVKYEELLSRCQSNTLQEEMIQSEAGIDSRNSNMADFEHLKDDMHQPEYKELFREIFQRIQKTKEDLIENRGRGMSGGGE, encoded by the exons ATGCTCGCGGACATGATCATGGAGGAAGAGTTTGAGATTAAGGATGAAGAGCCGTGGTACGACAAACAGGACCTGGAGCATG ATCTGCACTTGGCCGCGGAGCTCGGGAAAAATCTCCTCGAGAGGAACAGAGAACTGGAACAAGGACTGGGCCAGATGTACTCCACCAACCAGGAGCAACTGCAACAGATAGAG TACCTGTCAAAGCAGGTGGAGATCCTCAGAGAAGTGAATGACCAGCACGCCAAAGTGTACGAGCAGCTGGACTCTTCAGCTCGAGATCTGGAGCAGAACAACCTCAAACTGAGCTCGGACAACCGCACCGCCCAGAACAAGATACAGGG ACTGACAGAGACGGTGGAGGTGCTGCAGACTCAGGTGGAGCTGCTACAGAAGCAGGTGGAGGACTTAAAGATCGGCTCGAGTCTGAAGACGCTGagacaaacaggaggaagacaaAGCATCTCCTGTTTACAAGAGCTGGAGTTTACACGCag GCTGAGGTCTTGCCCTCTGGATGAGTCTGACgctgcgccccctgctggtgtgtGTTGGCacgaggagcagaaggaggccCTGACAGAAACTCTGCAGACGCTACAGAGACAGCTGGCCAATGAGAGGAGCCGCAGGGAGAGGGCGGAGCATGACGCAGAGATATTAGCCAATGAGAATGCCACGCTGGAACAGCAACTGGCGACGACGGAGGGATGGAAG ACCCGAATAATCGAACTAGAGCAAGAAGCCGACGAACTCCGGCAGCTTTGGAAATTCCACTCCTCTTCTCGATCGCCCGTTTTTGACGCCAACTTCCTGGATGAAGCCCACTCCGATTCTTCCCACAACTCCCGTCTCCTGAAACGCAGCGGCAGCGAACGCGCCATCACCAAACCCGCGCACTTCCTCGAATCTCCCGACGACCACGCCTGCTCCTGCGTCCGACGGCACGACGCGTTCAAGTACCGCGGGATTTCTCTGCTCAACGAAGTAGACGCCCAGTACAGCGCCCTGCAAGTTAAGTACGAGGAACTTTTAAgtcgctgtcaatcaaacacgcTCCAGgaagaaatgatccaaagtgAAGCCGGAATTGACTCCCGGAATTCCAACATGGCCgattttgaacatttgaaaGACGACATGCACCAGCCCGAGTACAAGGAGCTGTTCAGGGAGATTTTTCAACGGATTCAGAAAACCAAAGAGGACCTGATTGAGAACAGGGGGCGGGGGATGAGCGGGGGCGGAGAGTAG